The nucleotide window AGGGGAACAAATGCTTTGAATTTCGCTACAAAAGAGAGACTTTAAAATTATTTCTGGACCTATGCCGCTTGGATCACCCATTGTGATTCCAATTGTCGGCTTTCCGTCTGATTTAACACCTCTTTTTTCCTGCATGTTACTCAAGGTTTATCACGCTCAAAATAAATCTTAACCGAGTTCCGAATCATATAAAAAAATCCCGTTTAATAAGACGATAAATCGTCATCCAGGATGCATGATTCACGATGCATGATTCATGATACGGGGAGACTATCCATCGAGCTTGAAGAGCTCTTTTGCATTGGAAGTCGTTATCTCGGCTATCTTCTCATATGACGTCCCTCTTAATTCAGCTATTTTTTCAGCAACATACATGACATAGGCAGGTTCATTTCTCTTGCCCCTGAAAGGAACGGGAGCCAGGTAGGGTGAGTCGGTTTCAATCAGCATTCTATCAAGGGGAATCCTTTTTGCTGCATCTCGCGCGTTTTCCGCATTCTTAAAAGTAACGATTCCAGAAAATGAAATGAAAAAACCGAGGTCGATAAACCCTTTCGCAGTTTCATAATCACCCGTGAAACAATGAATCACCCCTCGAGCATTCGAAAAATCTGGCTTACGTAAGATATTTAAGACATCCTCGAAGGCTTCCCGGATATGTATAATAACAGGTAGATCGAATTCGATTGATAGCCCGATATGATTCGTGAAAGATATAATCTGTAATTCCCTGCTTGAATGCGAGTAATGGTAATCAAGTCCAGTTTCGCCTATAGCCTTGACCCTTTTTTCACTGACGAGATTCGCCAATTGAGCGAGCACACTCTCGTTAAAACACGAAGCCCCATGCGGATGGATTCCAACCGCGGAATAAACTGTGAGGAAAGAATTAGAAATTTCGATAGTTCTTCTTGAAGAATCCAGGTCCGAGGAAACGGCAACTACAGTTTCGACACCATTTTTAAATGCCCGCTCTAAAACCTCCGAAATAGAGTCAACGACGTCCAAATGGGCATGCGTATCGACTAAAACAACCCTATTCGTCATCCTCTGTTTTCAAAAGCTCAAGAGTGGGTTTTGAACTCTGTCCTTTCTCTATGCCTAACTTTTGATCGCCCGTCCCTCTTTCCTTGTCTTTAAGAAGATCCCTTAACTCATCCATAAATTGGTTCACATCTTTAAATGATCTATAAACGGAGGCAAATCTTACGTAGGCGACTTCATCAATCTCATAAAGTTTCTTTATTACCCTCTCTCCGATTTCCTGGCTTTCCACTTCTCTTTCTCCCCTTTCGTGAAACTCCCGCTCTAATTCGGATATAAAATCCTCAATGACATTGATACTTATCGGTCTCTTTTCACACGCCTTGATCATCCCAGTCGTGATCTTAGTCTTATCAAATGATTCCCTGCTGCCGTCTTTCTTTATTACCATCAGGCTGAAATCTTCTACTTTTTCATAGGTAGTAAAACGCCTCCCGCAATCAAGGCATTCCCTGCGTCTCCTTATAGACTCACCTTCCCTGTTTAATCGAGAGTCTATGACCTTATTTCTTTGACCTGTGCAGTAAGGGCATTTCATTCAGTTTATGTCTATATATTGGGAAATTACTACAAAGTTCCTTCACGTATTCCTTAATTCTTGTCAGCACTCTCTCGTTACCTGTATTATTTAGAGCCTCTTTTATCAAGCCTGCGATAATTTCGATTTCACCCTCCTTCATCCCCCTCGTGGTCAAGGCAGGTGTACCAATCCTAATTCCGCTAGAAATTGCAGGTGGCCTGGGATCAAATGGCACAGCATTTTTATTTATGGTTATACCGGCGGACTCCAGGGTTTCCTCAGCTAATTTGCCTGTCAGCTCAGTTCCCCTGAGATCCACAAGCACAAGGTGCGTGTCTGTGCCGCCGGAAACCAGTTTGAACCCATCACTCGACAAGCAATCACCCAATTTCTTTGCATTTTTTACGACTTGTTTCTGATAGTCGATAAACTCTGGTTGCAGCGCCTCCTTGAAAGCCACCGCTTTTGCTGCTATGATATGCATCAATGGCCCACCCTGTGTTCCAGGAAAAACCCTGCTATTTATGATTTTTTCCTGCTCCTTTTTCATCATCACCATCCCGCCCCTTGGACCTCTAAGTGTTTTGTGAGTGGTAGTTGTAACGAAATCACAGTGTGGAATCGGATTAGAGTAGAGTCCCGCGACTACCAGGCCTGCAGGATGAGCAATATCAGCCAAAAGTAATGATCCGCTTTCATCAGCTATTTCGCGAAATCTTTTGAAATCGATATCCCTAGGATAGGCACTCCACCCGGCTATGATAAGCTTTGGATTGTTTTTGATTGCCAGATCCCTCACCTCATCATAGTCTATCAGATTGTTATCCTCTCTAACGCCATAGGGGATCACATTATAAAGTCTGCCAGAGAAATTCACCGGGCTCCCGTGTGTTAGATGCCCACCATGTGCCAGATTCATACCAAGAACAGTATCTCCAGGCTCTAAGGCGGCAAAATAGACGGCCATATTTGCCTGAGCGCCAGAATGGGGTTGCACATTCACCGCATCGGCTCCAAAAAGTCTCTTTGCCCGATCTATAGCCAATGATTCGGCAACATCAACAAACTCGCAACCTCCATAATATCTCTTTCCTGGTAGACCTTCAGCATACTTGTTAGTAAGAACAGACCCCGCCGCCTCCAGAACCGCATCGCTAACATAGTTTTCAGAAGCGATAAGCTCCAGTCTCCATTCCTGGCGTTCAATTTCATGCTCAATTGCATCAGCAACTTCAGGATCGACACTTTTTAGGTTTAACATTTAAATCTCCGCCGAAGAGTCCCAGTACATGGTATATCAATTTATAATCTTATTCAAGCTGGCAAAAATAATAAAAATATGTATCAATAATGTAGTAAACTTAAATGTTCGAAAGGATTCGATCAAATTTCAAGAAAGCGATTTTCTTTGACTTTGGAGACACATTAGCCTCGACAAATCCCGCTTATTTGATTAGGCTCGCCTTGGCGTTTAGGGATTGCGGATACAATGTTTCAGATGCTGATTTTGAGAGGGCTTATCTAGAGACTGATTATGAAATACATAAAAAGTACCTGGAAAGAGGGGCAATCTCTCCTTTGGAATACAGAGAATGGTTTTTCCCTAAACTATGCAGACGCCTTTCACTGGAAGGGGAGACTAAAATCATTCGGGAGGAAATAAGGATAGCCCTGAGAGAGATAAATTACACAAGGTCTGCCCTTCCGGGAGCTATTGAACTTATTCAGCTATTAAAAGATAGGGGGTTGACCCTCGGTATAATCTCAAATAATGACGGGACAACTCAAGAGAAATGTGAAGAAGTGGGAATAAAGAACTATTTTGATATAATAGCAGACTCCACAAATCTGGGCTTTGTTAAACCCGATTCACGTATTTTTCAATTTGTACTCGAAAAGCTGAATATATCACCAGCGGACGCACTACATATAGGTGATTTATACGGCTCAGACGTGCTTGGGGGACGAAATGCTGGATTAGATGTAATATGGTTAAACAAAAGACGGATCGAGAAGCTAGATGAGACTCAGATTTTAGAGGTCAAAAACCTGTCAGAAATCGTTAAACAGTTAGGAACTTAAATACTCAGGAATTGCTTATATCCGCAATTCACTGGATATATGATCAGGATGCACGATGCATGATGCAGGATGCGTGATTCGTGTTAAATAATTTATCTGGTATCCTGAATCTTGCATCCTGTATGTTGAATCATTTTTTTAGCTTCGTGTTAATTCGTGGCTGAACAACCGTTTTATGAAAGGCGAGATCATTGTCATCGGAGCAAGGGAAAACAATCTAAAAGATATCAACGTGTCAATTCCCTGGCACAAATACACCGTGATTACAGGTCTGAGCGGCTCAGGAAAATCATCTCTGGCACTTGATACGATATATGCTGAGGGCCTCAGAAGATACGTCGAATGTCTATCCACCTATGCCAGGCAATTCTTGGAGCGAGTTGACAGGCCAGATATGGACGACATCAGAGGACTTCCTCCGTCAATAGCCATTGAGAGCAGAAATCAGGTCAAAAGCTCGCGCTCCACTGTAGGTACTACGACCGAAATCTACGACTATCTCAGACTCCTCTTTGCAAAGATTGGAAAGATTTACTGTCCTGATTGTGGAAAAGAAGTAAGAGATCATTCCCCACAAGCAATCCTAGATGAACTTCTTGAAAAATACGAAGGCAACAGAGCGACGATAACGCTTCCACTTAAAGAAAGGATTGATTTAACCCCTGACGACCTACTCATGAAGGGCTTTATCAGGATCCTTAAGGATGGGAAATTATTTGAGGTTGAGGGTCTAAAAAAAATACCCGAAGGCTCGGAAATTGTCGTAGATAGAGTAGAGATAAAAGAAGAATACAGATCCAGGATTATAGACTCCCTTGAGCTAGCGTTTCGTGAAAGTAAACAAGTCAACATACATATACTCAATGGTGAAATCCTCAAGTACTCAAAAGGCCTCGAATGTCCTTACTGTAAGATTCAGTTTAACAATCCAACTCCCCTACTCTTCTCATTTAACAGTCCTCAGGGAGCCTGCTCCGAGTGTAGGGGATTTGGAAACATTCTGCAGGTTGATCCAGATCTGGTTGTTCCAGATCCTGAAAAGAGTCTTGCGGAAGGAGTAATTGAGCCATTTACAAAACCTTCATTTAAGAATCGTATGAGAAAGTTGTTGCAATTTGCCATGGAAAATGGAATTGATATAAACACACCCTACAATAAAATTCCCAATGTGGGAAAAGAGCTCTTATTTAATGGAAATGGCTACTTCCCTGGCATATTTGGATACTTCCGAAGACTGGAAGAGAAAAACTACAAGCTCCATGTGAGGGTATTTCTGAGCAAATATAGGTCTGCCTTCAACTGCGATAGCTGCAATGGGACTAGGCTGAGGAAGGAAGCATTGTGGGTGGAATTAGCCGACAAAACAATTTCAGACCTCACAAAACTACTCATAAAGGATCTGAAATCTTTCTTTGACAGAATTCAACTTACAGATTATGAGGAGCATATATCAAATGAAATACTAAAACAAATAAGATCGAGAATTGATTTTTTAATCAAAGTCGGGTTGGAGTACATAACATTATCCAGAATGACAAAAACGCTGTCCGGCGGTGAAGCGCAAAGGGTCAGCCTGGCTTGCCAGCTAGGGTCACGCCTTACGGAAACACTATATATAATGGATGAACCATCTATAGGTCTTCATCCGAGAGACATCAACCGACTGATTTCAATAATCAAGGAGTTAAGGGATCGAGATAATACGGTTATAGTGGTAGAACATGATTTTGAGATGATCAGGTCTGCTGATTACATCATCGAACTTGGTCCCTTATCAGGAAAAAGTGGAGGTAGAATTGTAGGTACCGGTTCTCTGGAGGAGTTTCTCAATAATAACAACAACTCCATTACGAATTTATATATGAAAAATGAATTATCCATTCCGCTGCCTGGGAAAAGGAGAAAAGCCGGCACCAAACAATTAAGAGTCATTGGCGCATCTGAGAATAACCTTAAGGACCTAACCGTCTCTTTCCCACTCGGGACTATGATTTGCGTTACCGGCGTTTCAGGCTCTGGAAAGAGTTCGCTTATAAACGATGTTCTGTACTCCGCCCTCGCCAGAAAATTCAATGGGGAAATTGAGAAGATTGGCAGATTTAAAGAGATTAAAGGCATCTCATATATATCAAACGTTGTAATGCTTGATCAATCACCAATTGGCAAAAGCTCCAGATCAAATCCCGCCACCTACATAAAGGCATACGATGAAATAAGAAATATCATGGCAAATACATGGGATGCGAGAAGAAAAAGATTCTCTCCCTCATATTTTTCATTTAATGTTTCCGGAGGACGATGCGAAAAATGTGAGGGAGAAGGAAGGCAAAAGGTTGAGATGCACTTTTTAGCCGACGTCTATGTAACCTGTGAGGAATGTAATGGAAAGAGATTCAAGAAGGAAGTGCTGGAGGTAATGTATAAATCCATGAACGTCGATCAGATCCTCGACATGACAATCGACCACTCTATCAGTTTCTTCACCGGTGAGCCGGCGCTTCTCAGAAAACTTAAAATCCTGCAGGATGTCGGACTCGGGTACCTGAGGCTTGGACAGCCTGCACCCACACTTTCTGGAGGAGAAGCGCAGAGGATAAAGATAGCCAGGGAACTCAGCAGAAAGAGTGGAAAAGACATCATTTATATACTGGATGAACCAACGGTTGGATTACACACTGATGACATAAAAAAGCTCCTGAAGGTATTGAATAAGCTCGTGGATACAGGTAATACGGTGATAATAATTGAACATAACCTCGACTTAATTAAAACCGCTGACCATGTCATAGACCTCGGGCCCGAAGGTGGCGAAGAAGGAGGCTACATCGTGGCCGAGGGAACCCCTGAAGAGATTGCTAAAGTGAAAGAATCATACACCGGTCGATACCTACAGAAGGTTTTGCAATAAAGTACATCTAGAAGCAAACTTCGATGCTAACGTTTTTCCATTATCATCTTCATGCCTCGCTTTGGGCGGATCGTAATAAGGGCTTTGGGTACAATCGTCTGGCCTGGTACAAGGTGCATTTTCCACTTTGATGCAATTGTAGCTATGAGCATCATCCCCTCCATCCACGCAAATGATTCGCCTACACAGCGTCTTGGACCTCCACCGAATGGGAAGTATGCAAATTGCGGAAGAGACGAGCCCTGATCCTGGGTCCAGCGCTCGGGATCAAACTTGAAAGGATCGGGAAAGAACCTGGGGTCATGATGGACTACATACTCACTCATATAAATATCTGCACCACTTGGAACAACATATCCATCTACCTGATAATCTTCAATCGCACGGCGAACAACTGTCCAGGCAGGTGGATAAAGGCGCAAGGATTCTGAAAAAACCATTCTAGTAAAGACGAGTTTCTGTAAATCATCTACCGCCGGCAAACGTTCACCCAAAACAGAATCGATCTCATCGTGAAGCTTTTCCTCTACATCAGGATGTTGTGATATTAAGTACCATGTCCAGACGAGAGAATTCGCAGTACTTTCCTGTCCCGCCAAAAAGAGGGTCATTGCCTCATCACGAACCTGTACATCAGTTAGACCCTCTCCGCCTTCTTCGTCCTGAGCCCAAAGCAACATTGAGAGAAGGTCATCTTTATCTTCTTTACTTCTTCTTCGCTCTTCGATTAAATGGTAGACAGTATTATTGAGTGTCTCCAAGGCGTTAAAAAACTTGCGTGTACCTGGTAAGGGAACTTTATCCAGATATTCCGAAAGTGGAAAAAGCATACGTGGGAATTGATTGACAATTGTTGTTAGAGATTTACCAATGTCGTCCGCCCCGGATCTAATTTCAGCGCCAAAAAGGGTCTTTGCAACTATTGCCAGGGTCAGGCGCATCATTTCCCTGTGTATATCCACGACTTCACCGTTTTCCCAATTGTCTCCGATTCTTGATGCAAAACCAGTCATCGCATCGGCGTAAGCGTTAATCCTCTTACGGTGAAATACTGGCTGTATAATTCTCCGCTCCCTTAGATGGGTTTCACCCTCGCTTGTAAGAAGGCCCTCCCCCAGAACAATTTTCGCTCTCTGAAGCGCCCTACTCTTCTGAAAATTCCTGTGGTTTGTTACCAGAACGTCCTTAATATAGTCAGGGTGACTGAGCAGATAAACAGGCCTTGCTCCAAGCCTGAAATATGCTATATCCCCGTATCTCTGTGCGGTCCTCAGTAAAAATCCAAGCATATCAAGGAAATAATCGAACAGAGACCCCACAATCGGCAATCCTCTCGGACCGGGTGGAACGGAATTCCTACTCATACATGTAACCTTCTTCTGAGAAATATTTCTTTCTACGACTTTAGAATCAATGATATTGATAAACTTGGCGGGTGTCAATCATTAACAACCCCAGCTTTAACCTGATAACCCGCTGTAGCCTGGTAAAACGTTTCCGTTGTCGAGAACAGCTCGGCCTGCCTGCCTGAGTCCTTCGACCTTCAACCTCGCTCAGGGCCGGGATGCACCGGTAAGAACCTTGACCCCAACGCGATAGGCGGGACATTCTTGTCCCGCATTCTAATGGAATAATTTTCTCTATATCCGAGGTTGGAAAACCCCGGCTATCGGATGATTTTTGTACATTTTCAAAACCCCTCAGCCTTAACCTGTCCTGAGGGACTGATGGCCTCATCAGCCCATATACTTTTCTTCAAGATTGAATTGAAAAATTTAGATTCATGCGTTCAAACTGAACCTGGTCGGCCGGCTACCACAGTCCATTAGGAGCATCTAACGAACCATCCCCGACAAAGACTGTATAAAATCCCGTTCACACTGAGTAGTGAGCTCGTCGAACTATCGAAGTGTGAAAACCTTTACATCAAACCCCCCAGACTGACTCTTGTGCCTAGTAGTGACCCCTGAGTCTAACCGAAGGACCTGTCCTGAGTGTAATTCGAAGGATCGAAGGATGATGCTGTAGAATGAAATCGAGTAATTGCACCCTTCGACAGGCTCAGGGGGATCGGGTAGTTTCGACCCTAATATACATCGATCGGAACAATTAAACGGATTCAAATAAAATCAAATTCAGTTTCCCCAAAGTCGATATAAAACCGTTCCACTGAGCACTTCGTCCTGAGTTGCGTCGAAGGGTCAGTACAGGCCCAGTCGAAGTGCGAGCGTTTCTATGGAAGGATAGTGAGGAGGGATTTATCGACATGAAGTATTGGAGTTGGTCGGATTAGGAAGGAGATGGAAAAAGACGCAGGACTACAAGGACAAATGAGTGGCATGACAAGAGAACTTGATAAACAAATAATCAAATAAACAAAGACCCATTCCTTTGACATTATTCTACCTGTCTTATTTCACCTATTGAATTAGGGAAGCGTTTTGATTACAATCCAAAAAGGGCTAAGGTTTTTCCATAAATTTTCGTAAAAGGAGTTTTCTAATGTCTAGTCGCAGGAAGGTAACGTTTCAAGATGTTTTAGATATGATTGAATCATTACCAGAAGAACAACAGGAAAATCTTATTGCAATTACTCGACGCCGACTCATTGAGCACAAAAGAGAAGTGCTGGCTGAGCGTATCAATGAAGCAAGAGAGGAATATAGGCTGGGAAAAGTGCGCCGTGGCACAGTAGGTGACCTCATGAAAGAGATCTCTGAATGAGAACGCTCATATGGGGTAAAACATTTCTCAAAGCTTTCAAGAGGACCGTCAAAAAACACCCGGAGCTAAGGAATGATATTGAAGAAACGTTGAAACTTTTGGCAAAAGACCCTTTTGATGCCCGGATTGCAACGCATAAACTCAAAGGTACACTATCTGGTTCCTGGGCATGTAGCATTGGATATGACCTACGTATAGTCTTCGAGTTTGTCAAGAACACCAGTGACAAAGAGGATGATATATTCTTGATTGAAATTGGGACACATGATGAAGTATATTAGGCAATCCTTGAAAAAATCACTCGCCCTTCGGCCCAGTCGAAGTGCGAGCGTTTCTATCGAAGGATAGTGAGGAGGGATTTATCGACATGAAGTATTGGAGTTGGTCGGATTAGGAAGGAGATGGAAAAAGACGCAGGACTACAAGGACAAATGAGTGGCATGACAAGAGAACTTGATAAACAAATAATCAAAGCCTGACCCCATCCTTCTCATCTTCCATCACTCCCCCATCTCCGCAGCTAAACGAAGTGAAAACTTATTATCTAAGATAGCCTTCAACCTTTCTATATCCTCTTGACCAAAGTCCGGAGCCTGAGTTAGGGTGTCACCCCTCCTTACCACCATCAAAACTGCTATTATCCGTCCCCCGAGCATTACAGGATATGTGATTACCTTTTGGACAGGCTCCATTCCCATACGCATTAGCCAGTCAAGCACAATCACGTTTTTCTCTTTCTTCAGGTCATTTACGATATATGATTTCCCCGACGCAACAGCTTTCCCGACTATACTCTTGGAATTCACTGGTACCAGGTTGCCCCTGAGTTTCGTCGGGTATACAAATTCCAATATATTACCATTCTCATCATTAACAAGGACAAAAAGGGAGCCCTCTTGTGTGTTTAAATCTTTAGCTACTTGTGTATCTAACTGCGCGTAATCAATCTGCAAGAAGTTAATTCCCTTATCCTCTCAACACGTTATAATTAAATATTAAAGACCAATATTATATTCCAAAAATAACACCAAGGTCAAGTACTTTTATTGTTTTTTGTAATAATTTATAACAGTTATAGGTAGTTATAATATCTTTACTCATCACTTCTTGATCCAAAACAGTAACTTATTTAAAATTATACGTACATTTTAAAGAGAAGTCATCTAAGGAGTCAAACATATGAAAATTGCAGTGGGAAGCGACGAAAAGACGCATTTAACCGACTTTGTTATTCAGGAGCTGAAGAATAAAGGCATTGAACTTGAACTTTATGGCCCCCTCGCCGATGAACGCATTCAGTGGGCCGAGGTTGCCGAGAAGGTAGCTGAAAGGGTTTCAAATAATGCATGTGATCAGGGAATACTCTTTTGCTGGACGGGAACCGGGGTCAGTATGGCGGCGAATAAGGTGCCCGGTATCAGGGCGGCCCTCTGTGCCGATGCCAAAACCGCAGAGGGAGCAAGAAAATGGAATGATGCCAACGTGCTTGCAATGAGTCTCAGGATGACCTCCCCAACAGTGGCTAAAGAAATACTCGAAGCCTGGTTTAACTCCTCACCCGAAGAAGAAGAAAAAAAGAATATTGAGAGAATTAAAGATATTGAAAAAAAATATAACCGCTGAGCAGTCTTTTTTAACAAATTCAAAATTCTAAATATGTTTTAGAAAAGAAGTCCCAAAGTTGATAACGAACTTGCACATCATTTGAAGAGGGCGTGTCACTAAAGCCTAGCGGTACGCCCCCCTTCCTTTTACAAATTTAAAAACATATCTCAGGAAATTTTGACTTATTGCCAAAAATGCAGGCAAGTTCGCTCAAGCCAACCACAGAGCACCTAGAGTTTGAGGCCCCTATGCAACCAAAAAAGCTCCCTGGATGACCCGGCGGGTCAAAGTTGAGTGTGTCATTCATAAGCGGCTCATCGTCACAGCCCATAGTAGGTTCACATTTCGACCTGAAAAATGATCCGCACCTGGAACGGTCTAATTTATTACAAGGCTCGTAATTGTCAGAGCAAGTGCCGGTCTGACAGAATCCATCACCTAAGACCTCGCCTCCGTTGTTATAACATTCAAGAGAACGTATGCAGTGGTATATGTCGCCTAAATTGCCCCCGGAACAAATTGTATTGCAGTTAGAGAAAAGATTATCTATGCTCGTGTTCGAACAGTCACTATTACCATTAGTCATAATGCAGTTTAAGGCTGCGGCTATTAGTTGACGAGTCAATAGAATTTTTGGGCTAGATAAAAGAGCTACGCACAATCCTTCAAGAGCAGAGTCAGCGCTATATAATTTGGTTTCGGTAAGAACCTCGCCACATACCTCCAAGCAGCCGCCCCCGTAATTTATACCTTCCTTAACTATGTTAATACCACCCTTCTCTGTACCGGCATAACCTCCCCAGAATAAGGCGTTCCTACATATTTCTGTCTCACCCTGACAAGAGGGATCGTTATCAGAATTATACGTGCTCACACACCCAGAAGAATTGCTCTCTGGATCAGTTGGATCGCAGATATCGTCTGTGCAAACATCATCGTCATTACACTGCGCATCGTCTAATATATCTTCTGGACATTCGTTGCTCGTTCCATCACAACTCTCTGCCGGGTCGCAATCACCAGCAGAAGCACGACATTCATCAGTGCTCTTTACATCAGTCGCTGGACAGTCGTTGTTCACTCCATCACAGATTTCTGCCGGGTCACATGTACCTGCTGATGCTCGACA belongs to Thermodesulfobacteriota bacterium and includes:
- a CDS encoding TatD family hydrolase, which produces MTNRVVLVDTHAHLDVVDSISEVLERAFKNGVETVVAVSSDLDSSRRTIEISNSFLTVYSAVGIHPHGASCFNESVLAQLANLVSEKRVKAIGETGLDYHYSHSSRELQIISFTNHIGLSIEFDLPVIIHIREAFEDVLNILRKPDFSNARGVIHCFTGDYETAKGFIDLGFFISFSGIVTFKNAENARDAAKRIPLDRMLIETDSPYLAPVPFRGKRNEPAYVMYVAEKIAELRGTSYEKIAEITTSNAKELFKLDG
- the nrdR gene encoding transcriptional regulator NrdR, producing MKCPYCTGQRNKVIDSRLNREGESIRRRRECLDCGRRFTTYEKVEDFSLMVIKKDGSRESFDKTKITTGMIKACEKRPISINVIEDFISELEREFHERGEREVESQEIGERVIKKLYEIDEVAYVRFASVYRSFKDVNQFMDELRDLLKDKERGTGDQKLGIEKGQSSKPTLELLKTEDDE
- the glyA gene encoding serine hydroxymethyltransferase; the encoded protein is MLNLKSVDPEVADAIEHEIERQEWRLELIASENYVSDAVLEAAGSVLTNKYAEGLPGKRYYGGCEFVDVAESLAIDRAKRLFGADAVNVQPHSGAQANMAVYFAALEPGDTVLGMNLAHGGHLTHGSPVNFSGRLYNVIPYGVREDNNLIDYDEVRDLAIKNNPKLIIAGWSAYPRDIDFKRFREIADESGSLLLADIAHPAGLVVAGLYSNPIPHCDFVTTTTHKTLRGPRGGMVMMKKEQEKIINSRVFPGTQGGPLMHIIAAKAVAFKEALQPEFIDYQKQVVKNAKKLGDCLSSDGFKLVSGGTDTHLVLVDLRGTELTGKLAEETLESAGITINKNAVPFDPRPPAISSGIRIGTPALTTRGMKEGEIEIIAGLIKEALNNTGNERVLTRIKEYVKELCSNFPIYRHKLNEMPLLHRSKK
- a CDS encoding HAD family hydrolase, which codes for MFERIRSNFKKAIFFDFGDTLASTNPAYLIRLALAFRDCGYNVSDADFERAYLETDYEIHKKYLERGAISPLEYREWFFPKLCRRLSLEGETKIIREEIRIALREINYTRSALPGAIELIQLLKDRGLTLGIISNNDGTTQEKCEEVGIKNYFDIIADSTNLGFVKPDSRIFQFVLEKLNISPADALHIGDLYGSDVLGGRNAGLDVIWLNKRRIEKLDETQILEVKNLSEIVKQLGT
- the uvrA gene encoding excinuclease ABC subunit UvrA — encoded protein: MKGEIIVIGARENNLKDINVSIPWHKYTVITGLSGSGKSSLALDTIYAEGLRRYVECLSTYARQFLERVDRPDMDDIRGLPPSIAIESRNQVKSSRSTVGTTTEIYDYLRLLFAKIGKIYCPDCGKEVRDHSPQAILDELLEKYEGNRATITLPLKERIDLTPDDLLMKGFIRILKDGKLFEVEGLKKIPEGSEIVVDRVEIKEEYRSRIIDSLELAFRESKQVNIHILNGEILKYSKGLECPYCKIQFNNPTPLLFSFNSPQGACSECRGFGNILQVDPDLVVPDPEKSLAEGVIEPFTKPSFKNRMRKLLQFAMENGIDINTPYNKIPNVGKELLFNGNGYFPGIFGYFRRLEEKNYKLHVRVFLSKYRSAFNCDSCNGTRLRKEALWVELADKTISDLTKLLIKDLKSFFDRIQLTDYEEHISNEILKQIRSRIDFLIKVGLEYITLSRMTKTLSGGEAQRVSLACQLGSRLTETLYIMDEPSIGLHPRDINRLISIIKELRDRDNTVIVVEHDFEMIRSADYIIELGPLSGKSGGRIVGTGSLEEFLNNNNNSITNLYMKNELSIPLPGKRRKAGTKQLRVIGASENNLKDLTVSFPLGTMICVTGVSGSGKSSLINDVLYSALARKFNGEIEKIGRFKEIKGISYISNVVMLDQSPIGKSSRSNPATYIKAYDEIRNIMANTWDARRKRFSPSYFSFNVSGGRCEKCEGEGRQKVEMHFLADVYVTCEECNGKRFKKEVLEVMYKSMNVDQILDMTIDHSISFFTGEPALLRKLKILQDVGLGYLRLGQPAPTLSGGEAQRIKIARELSRKSGKDIIYILDEPTVGLHTDDIKKLLKVLNKLVDTGNTVIIIEHNLDLIKTADHVIDLGPEGGEEGGYIVAEGTPEEIAKVKESYTGRYLQKVLQ
- a CDS encoding cytochrome P450 translates to MSRNSVPPGPRGLPIVGSLFDYFLDMLGFLLRTAQRYGDIAYFRLGARPVYLLSHPDYIKDVLVTNHRNFQKSRALQRAKIVLGEGLLTSEGETHLRERRIIQPVFHRKRINAYADAMTGFASRIGDNWENGEVVDIHREMMRLTLAIVAKTLFGAEIRSGADDIGKSLTTIVNQFPRMLFPLSEYLDKVPLPGTRKFFNALETLNNTVYHLIEERRRSKEDKDDLLSMLLWAQDEEGGEGLTDVQVRDEAMTLFLAGQESTANSLVWTWYLISQHPDVEEKLHDEIDSVLGERLPAVDDLQKLVFTRMVFSESLRLYPPAWTVVRRAIEDYQVDGYVVPSGADIYMSEYVVHHDPRFFPDPFKFDPERWTQDQGSSLPQFAYFPFGGGPRRCVGESFAWMEGMMLIATIASKWKMHLVPGQTIVPKALITIRPKRGMKMIMEKR
- a CDS encoding type II toxin-antitoxin system mRNA interferase toxin, RelE/StbE family codes for the protein MRTLIWGKTFLKAFKRTVKKHPELRNDIEETLKLLAKDPFDARIATHKLKGTLSGSWACSIGYDLRIVFEFVKNTSDKEDDIFLIEIGTHDEVY
- a CDS encoding GAF domain-containing protein; the encoded protein is MQIDYAQLDTQVAKDLNTQEGSLFVLVNDENGNILEFVYPTKLRGNLVPVNSKSIVGKAVASGKSYIVNDLKKEKNVIVLDWLMRMGMEPVQKVITYPVMLGGRIIAVLMVVRRGDTLTQAPDFGQEDIERLKAILDNKFSLRLAAEMGE
- a CDS encoding RpiB/LacA/LacB family sugar-phosphate isomerase, with protein sequence MKIAVGSDEKTHLTDFVIQELKNKGIELELYGPLADERIQWAEVAEKVAERVSNNACDQGILFCWTGTGVSMAANKVPGIRAALCADAKTAEGARKWNDANVLAMSLRMTSPTVAKEILEAWFNSSPEEEEKKNIERIKDIEKKYNR